A genome region from Deltaproteobacteria bacterium includes the following:
- a CDS encoding GntR family transcriptional regulator, with translation MEIRGVTKSLVEYLRTQIITGNLPPGQKLNEIRLSSDLGVSRPPLREAFRILEHDRLVASIPRKGTYVTGISPEDLQEVYEAREMIECYAIDLLEAKNITDLPQMASALAKASRLSIPSHVDSHEMLLYRETFADYHIKLVESAGNSRISHFYQTISSSLARYEYMHFSMPEAARRSLEEHQQILNLIRTADYHQAKECLRSHLAYTTQFPKGILTEG, from the coding sequence ATGGAAATCCGGGGTGTAACCAAAAGCCTTGTGGAGTATCTCAGAACCCAGATCATCACAGGAAACCTGCCCCCAGGGCAGAAGCTGAACGAGATCCGGTTATCCTCGGATCTCGGCGTGAGTCGCCCTCCCCTACGGGAAGCCTTTCGCATACTGGAACACGATCGGCTCGTCGCCAGCATTCCCAGAAAGGGGACCTACGTCACAGGGATATCACCTGAGGATCTCCAGGAGGTCTATGAGGCCAGGGAGATGATCGAGTGCTATGCCATCGACCTTCTTGAAGCCAAGAATATCACGGACTTGCCCCAGATGGCTTCTGCTTTGGCCAAAGCCTCCCGTTTGTCTATCCCGTCTCATGTGGATTCGCACGAAATGTTACTCTACCGTGAAACCTTTGCTGATTACCACATCAAACTGGTTGAATCAGCGGGTAATTCTCGGATAAGTCACTTTTACCAGACCATTTCCTCCAGTCTGGCTCGATATGAATACATGCATTTCTCCATGCCCGAGGCAGCTAGACGTTCTCTTGAAGAGCATCAGCAGATTCTGAACCTCATTAGGACGGCTGACTATCACCAGGCCAAGGAATGTCTGAGAAGTCATCTCGCATATACCACTCAGTTTCCCAAAGGGATTCTTACAGAGGGATGA
- a CDS encoding MCE family protein has translation MSAKASYFKIGLFVISAMTIAVIAIIVLGAGALFREKMMMETYIDGSVQGLEVGSPVKLRGVQCGKVEEITFVSSEYFPSTAPT, from the coding sequence ATGAGTGCAAAAGCGAGCTATTTCAAGATCGGCCTGTTTGTTATCAGCGCGATGACGATCGCCGTCATTGCGATCATCGTTCTGGGAGCCGGTGCCCTTTTTCGCGAGAAGATGATGATGGAGACCTATATAGACGGATCCGTCCAGGGGCTGGAAGTCGGGTCTCCGGTCAAGCTGCGGGGGGTTCAATGCGGGAAGGTCGAAGAGATCACCTTTGTGAGTTCAGAGTATTTTCCATCCACGGCTCCGACCAG
- a CDS encoding ATP-binding cassette domain-containing protein — translation MDQNSRPIIRVENLTVAYGESVIIDDISFEVNRGEVFIILGGSGCGKTTLMKQMIGLYKPASGRILIDGQDIVSAEREERLEILRKIGVMYQNGALFGSMTLLENVRLPLEEFTDLPPSAMNLVARMKLALVGLSGFENHMPSELSGGMQKRAAIARAMALDPQILFLDEPSAGLDPITSAEVDQLILNLVRSLRITFVVVSHELPSIYTIADRVIMLDKRVKKIVAMGRPQDLRDHSDNPWVRQFFSREAAVQVSG, via the coding sequence ATGGACCAGAATTCGCGCCCCATTATTCGCGTTGAGAACCTGACCGTTGCCTACGGAGAGTCGGTGATCATCGACGATATCTCCTTCGAGGTGAATCGGGGAGAGGTCTTCATTATCCTCGGGGGTTCGGGTTGTGGGAAGACCACCCTGATGAAGCAGATGATCGGTCTGTACAAACCCGCCTCCGGCAGGATCCTGATCGACGGGCAGGACATCGTATCGGCCGAGAGAGAAGAACGCCTCGAGATTCTCAGGAAGATCGGGGTCATGTACCAGAACGGTGCGCTTTTCGGTTCCATGACTTTGCTGGAAAACGTCCGGCTCCCCCTGGAAGAATTCACGGACCTCCCTCCGTCAGCCATGAATCTCGTTGCTCGAATGAAGCTGGCCCTTGTGGGGTTGAGCGGGTTCGAGAACCACATGCCCTCGGAGCTCAGCGGGGGCATGCAGAAGCGGGCCGCCATTGCCAGGGCCATGGCCCTCGATCCCCAGATCCTCTTTCTCGACGAGCCCTCCGCAGGGTTGGACCCCATCACCTCGGCCGAGGTGGATCAACTCATCCTCAATCTCGTTCGGAGTCTGCGGATCACTTTTGTCGTTGTCTCCCACGAGCTTCCAAGCATATACACAATCGCCGATCGGGTGATCATGTTGGATAAGCGGGTCAAGAAGATCGTTGCAATGGGGCGGCCCCAGGATCTACGGGATCACAGCGACAATCCTTGGGTCCGTCAGTTTTTCAGCCGGGAGGCGGCCGTTCAGGTGTCCGGATAG
- a CDS encoding MBL fold metallo-hydrolase: MGKNDSVNKIVISVLAEDYAGYDSPLWGSHGISLLLEIRGSDQPKYILFDVSQSSEAILHNMEILGISPKCVDLIFLSHCHYDHTGGLAGMVKAIAKEDLPVIGHPTLFRPHYVVDPVIRHIGVPSESRPERLGNMARPVLVGSSFSLMPGVLSTGEVDREVSFEKSPTLNTFTEEKGELVPDGIRDDLSLVVRIDSKGIAVITGCSHAGIVNIVQQAIRITGERRVCAVIGGLHLIDADEDRIARTGQALMDLEVENLYVGHCTGLRGEAHLLGLFRDRLHKLHSGMRIEL, from the coding sequence ATGGGCAAAAATGACAGCGTAAACAAGATCGTAATCAGCGTTCTTGCAGAGGACTATGCAGGGTATGACTCCCCCCTTTGGGGAAGCCACGGGATCTCCCTGCTCCTGGAAATCCGCGGTTCGGATCAACCGAAATACATCCTGTTTGATGTCTCCCAGTCGTCCGAAGCCATCCTGCACAATATGGAAATCCTCGGCATCTCTCCCAAGTGTGTGGATCTTATCTTTCTCTCCCACTGCCATTACGACCACACGGGGGGACTGGCCGGCATGGTGAAGGCCATCGCCAAAGAGGATCTGCCGGTCATCGGCCATCCCACCCTGTTCAGGCCTCACTACGTGGTGGACCCCGTGATCAGGCACATCGGGGTCCCTTCAGAGAGCCGCCCGGAGCGACTGGGGAACATGGCCCGGCCGGTTTTGGTCGGATCGTCCTTTTCGCTGATGCCGGGGGTGCTTTCCACGGGTGAAGTCGACCGGGAGGTCTCCTTTGAGAAATCACCGACCTTGAATACCTTCACAGAAGAAAAGGGCGAACTGGTCCCTGACGGGATAAGAGACGATCTTTCCCTTGTTGTCAGGATAGACAGCAAGGGCATTGCAGTCATAACGGGATGCTCCCACGCGGGGATCGTCAACATAGTCCAGCAGGCGATTCGTATAACCGGTGAAAGGAGGGTCTGCGCCGTAATAGGGGGGCTTCATCTGATCGATGCAGACGAGGACAGGATCGCCAGGACCGGTCAGGCGTTGATGGATCTCGAGGTAGAGAACCTCTACGTGGGCCACTGCACCGGGCTCCGGGGAGAGGCACATCTACTTGGGTTGTTCAGGGATCGCTTGCACAAGCTCCACAGCGGCATGCGAATCGAGCTGTAG
- a CDS encoding ABC transporter ATP-binding protein has product MLSVRNIDKSFGGLQVLRRVSLDVEPCSVTGLVGPNGSGKTTLFNIISGLYPKDAGEILFKGEKIDGLSPSARAKKGLCRTFQVAKVPMKMTVLENMLLAARNQAGEEVTSALFAWRRVSATEKANLDRALELLQIMRLDTLGNEYAANLSGGQKKLLALARALMADSDLLLLDEPSAGVNPTLTAQLLELIRDLKKKGKTFFIIEHNMKVISAICDMVYVLDSGEKIAEGTPAEIQQNKKVLRAYLSGKRWGRAVQTGQGS; this is encoded by the coding sequence GTGCTCTCTGTCAGAAACATAGACAAGAGTTTCGGCGGCCTTCAGGTGTTGAGGAGAGTTTCCCTCGATGTGGAGCCCTGTTCGGTAACCGGCCTGGTTGGTCCCAACGGCTCGGGCAAGACCACCCTCTTCAATATCATATCCGGACTCTATCCCAAGGATGCCGGAGAGATTCTCTTCAAAGGGGAGAAGATCGACGGGCTCTCCCCCAGTGCCCGGGCAAAAAAAGGCCTCTGCCGAACCTTCCAGGTCGCAAAGGTTCCAATGAAGATGACCGTCTTGGAGAACATGCTCCTTGCCGCAAGAAATCAGGCAGGAGAAGAAGTCACAAGTGCCCTGTTCGCATGGCGGCGGGTCTCTGCCACGGAGAAAGCCAACCTCGACAGGGCCCTGGAACTCCTGCAAATAATGAGACTCGATACCCTTGGAAACGAGTACGCGGCCAATCTCTCCGGCGGGCAGAAAAAGCTCCTCGCCCTGGCAAGGGCTCTCATGGCCGACTCGGACCTGCTGCTGTTGGACGAGCCCTCTGCCGGCGTCAATCCGACACTTACGGCCCAACTGCTTGAGCTCATACGGGACCTGAAAAAGAAGGGCAAGACCTTTTTCATCATCGAACACAACATGAAAGTGATCAGTGCAATATGTGACATGGTCTATGTTCTCGACTCTGGGGAGAAAATCGCCGAAGGGACGCCTGCGGAGATCCAACAAAACAAGAAAGTCCTCAGGGCCTACCTGTCCGGGAAAAGATGGGGTCGAGCCGTTCAAACCGGGCAGGGTTCCTAG
- a CDS encoding branched-chain amino acid ABC transporter permease — MEGLIRFLVHLAIMTEIYGILSLTLNFQFGLTGLANFGHVAFFMLGAYVSTILLLVAHCSFPVALAGSVVACGIFGLLIAIPTSRLKADYWAISTLAVAEILRKFFYNEKWIVGGGYYRGGAHGIGGIPAPLEDVFSAGAYPFFYLVFAGAFLASVYLILERLTHSPFGRVLKTIREEEVLSEVLGKDTAVFKMKAMGISGALAGVAGTLYASYLGFIGPDQFMPLVTFIVWAMIVLGGLGNTRGALLGAVVIQAFYSSTRYFKDYIPIPADRLASIRMVAIGVLIVLTILFLKEGLLREKKKIYRW, encoded by the coding sequence ATGGAGGGGCTAATCCGCTTTTTGGTACATCTGGCAATCATGACCGAGATATACGGAATACTCAGCCTCACCCTGAACTTCCAGTTCGGGCTGACAGGATTGGCGAACTTCGGCCATGTCGCCTTTTTCATGCTGGGAGCATATGTTTCCACCATCCTCCTGCTTGTGGCCCACTGCTCTTTTCCCGTGGCTCTGGCGGGTTCGGTCGTTGCATGCGGGATTTTCGGGCTCCTCATAGCCATCCCCACGTCTCGACTCAAGGCGGATTACTGGGCGATCTCCACCCTGGCGGTGGCCGAAATCCTCAGGAAGTTCTTCTATAACGAGAAATGGATCGTAGGCGGCGGGTATTATAGGGGAGGGGCTCACGGGATCGGTGGGATTCCCGCACCTCTGGAAGACGTCTTTTCAGCCGGAGCATACCCTTTCTTCTATCTCGTCTTCGCCGGTGCCTTCCTGGCATCCGTCTATCTGATCCTGGAAAGGCTCACCCATTCCCCCTTTGGAAGGGTCCTCAAGACGATAAGAGAAGAAGAGGTCCTCTCGGAAGTTCTGGGCAAAGACACAGCGGTCTTCAAGATGAAAGCCATGGGGATCAGCGGCGCTCTTGCCGGTGTGGCGGGAACCCTCTACGCTTCCTATCTCGGGTTCATCGGCCCGGACCAGTTCATGCCCCTCGTCACTTTCATTGTCTGGGCCATGATCGTACTTGGAGGGCTGGGAAACACCCGGGGCGCCCTGCTGGGAGCCGTGGTCATCCAGGCCTTCTACAGCTCGACCCGTTACTTCAAGGACTACATACCGATCCCAGCCGACCGGCTGGCATCGATAAGAATGGTAGCAATCGGGGTTTTGATCGTCCTTACCATCCTGTTCCTCAAGGAGGGACTCCTGAGGGAGAAGAAGAAGATTTACAGGTGGTAG
- a CDS encoding sodium:solute symporter family protein, whose protein sequence is MIGIDWVMMIVYFVILVFMGIAAVRSLKSMDDFAIAGHRVPATVVFATLSASFIGAGYTMGTAAKGYSGGIGFLFIIGAFSIQTTLVGIFIAPKLREYEHAYTIGDVMGYHFGPLARLLTGVIAIIFCAGIVGVVARASGFVLQSVAGIPFVYAVILSAGIVVLYAAIGGMWSVVQTDILQFVVIVIAIPLTLLLGLSDVGGVGGLVEKIPGEFLRPFHNFSFLVFIGPFLGFLLGETLVPPYAQRAFVSTDVKGARTGFIAAGIYSFIWFFIVIAIGIVAYPLVPGADPDAAMVEMVLKILPHGMIGFAIASIVCVIMSTQDSFLNSGATHFYRDIYKPFFHPTVSDRGAILVGRTFTIIMGVLGIIFAISIPSLIDGLLYIYALWAPTIILPLVIVVLWKKASPYCGVYAIVFGGLVTALWIWVFKKPWGLDGLVPGIIANQIAFWVVHYLTKDWKEISRVFAPESSS, encoded by the coding sequence ATGATTGGAATCGATTGGGTAATGATGATTGTCTATTTTGTCATCCTGGTTTTCATGGGAATCGCAGCAGTGCGAAGTCTCAAATCGATGGACGACTTTGCTATCGCAGGCCACAGGGTGCCGGCAACCGTTGTCTTTGCGACTCTTTCAGCCTCCTTCATCGGGGCCGGTTATACCATGGGGACAGCCGCCAAAGGGTATAGTGGGGGTATAGGATTTCTATTCATAATTGGTGCCTTCTCCATACAGACAACCCTCGTTGGGATATTTATTGCTCCCAAACTAAGGGAGTATGAACATGCCTATACCATCGGCGATGTTATGGGGTATCACTTCGGCCCGCTCGCAAGGCTTCTCACAGGTGTTATTGCGATTATTTTTTGTGCGGGTATCGTGGGGGTTGTGGCTCGTGCTTCGGGTTTTGTTTTACAGAGTGTGGCAGGTATTCCATTTGTTTATGCCGTTATTCTCAGTGCTGGGATCGTCGTCCTTTATGCCGCAATTGGTGGTATGTGGTCGGTGGTTCAGACGGACATCTTGCAGTTCGTAGTCATCGTGATCGCCATACCATTGACACTTCTACTTGGGCTCTCCGACGTGGGTGGCGTAGGGGGCCTAGTGGAGAAAATCCCTGGGGAATTCCTAAGACCGTTTCACAATTTTTCCTTTCTGGTGTTTATCGGGCCCTTTCTCGGATTTTTGCTGGGAGAAACCCTCGTCCCGCCTTACGCCCAACGGGCCTTTGTTTCTACGGATGTAAAGGGGGCACGTACCGGGTTCATCGCCGCAGGAATATATTCGTTCATTTGGTTTTTCATCGTAATAGCCATCGGAATCGTGGCCTATCCCCTGGTGCCGGGTGCGGACCCTGATGCTGCCATGGTGGAGATGGTCTTGAAGATTCTACCTCACGGGATGATTGGTTTTGCCATTGCCTCGATTGTATGTGTGATCATGTCAACCCAGGACTCCTTTCTCAATTCCGGGGCCACACACTTCTACCGTGATATCTACAAGCCCTTCTTCCATCCTACGGTTAGTGATCGCGGAGCCATCCTGGTAGGCAGGACCTTTACGATCATTATGGGTGTTCTGGGGATTATCTTTGCCATCTCCATACCTTCCCTTATTGACGGCCTCCTGTACATCTATGCATTGTGGGCCCCAACGATCATCCTCCCGCTGGTGATCGTGGTACTATGGAAAAAGGCCAGCCCCTATTGTGGGGTGTACGCCATCGTCTTTGGTGGACTCGTTACAGCGCTCTGGATCTGGGTCTTCAAGAAACCCTGGGGGCTTGACGGCTTGGTTCCGGGGATTATCGCAAATCAGATAGCCTTCTGGGTTGTTCATTATCTTACAAAGGACTGGAAAGAAATCTCCCGGGTATTCGCACCGGAATCGAGCTCGTAA
- a CDS encoding branched-chain amino acid ABC transporter permease yields the protein MSITQIIINSLIRASVLCTLSIGLTLVYDILKFANFAHVELAAFAAYMGFFFNVTLGWNIVVSAALATLATGVLAMALDRTVFKRLRMTHPIIVMIASFGLAIAIRNTLRAIWGPRPRSFAIGLQKPILVLGARITMVQILLLLATLSSIIALHLFLHKTRLGNSIRATSDNPELAQARGISTEVVIQWTWFVAGCFAGLAGVLYALETEIEPNMGFSLIIPVFCATILGGLGNPYGAMLGAIALGLAENFGIYFDFGRILSLGGLLGISRPLWIPTAYKQAIAFFILVVILLMRPSGILGRKVRSE from the coding sequence ATGAGTATCACCCAGATCATCATAAACAGCCTTATCAGGGCTTCTGTTTTGTGTACGCTGAGTATAGGTCTGACCCTCGTCTACGACATCCTGAAGTTCGCCAACTTCGCCCATGTCGAACTCGCCGCCTTTGCGGCCTATATGGGCTTCTTTTTCAATGTGACCCTGGGTTGGAATATCGTCGTTTCGGCGGCCCTTGCGACCCTCGCCACTGGTGTGCTGGCCATGGCTCTGGACCGGACGGTCTTCAAGAGGCTCCGCATGACCCATCCGATCATCGTCATGATCGCCTCTTTCGGCCTGGCCATAGCTATCCGCAACACGCTCCGTGCCATATGGGGACCCCGCCCGCGGTCTTTCGCCATCGGGCTCCAGAAACCGATCCTGGTACTCGGGGCTCGAATCACCATGGTCCAGATCCTTCTCCTGTTGGCCACCCTTTCCTCTATCATCGCTCTCCATCTCTTTCTCCACAAAACAAGGCTCGGCAACTCGATAAGGGCGACGTCGGACAACCCCGAACTCGCACAGGCCAGGGGAATCTCCACAGAGGTGGTCATACAATGGACCTGGTTTGTTGCGGGGTGCTTTGCCGGTTTGGCCGGGGTGCTTTACGCCCTGGAAACGGAGATAGAACCAAACATGGGTTTTTCCCTGATCATACCGGTTTTCTGCGCCACCATACTGGGAGGCCTTGGAAACCCTTACGGCGCCATGCTCGGAGCTATCGCCCTCGGGCTGGCCGAGAATTTCGGCATCTATTTCGATTTCGGCCGGATCCTCAGCCTGGGAGGTTTGCTGGGTATTTCCAGGCCCCTGTGGATACCAACGGCTTATAAACAAGCCATTGCCTTCTTCATTCTGGTGGTGATTCTGCTCATGCGACCCTCGGGAATACTCGGGAGAAAGGTGAGAAGCGAGTGA
- a CDS encoding ABC transporter permease, translating to MLKNSLLETEGETRPSIRVEAGQEGLLTVRIEGRLDSTTTGGMWREALGLLEKASSPRVVVDASGVDYCDGTGIGLLLELRRRQEGAGGEIEIRGLRPEFQRLLDLFASEPLKEIEGEKAKPLSVPEEVGRAAAGVWQDLHTLIAFVGEVCVALLHALLNPRAVRWKDAFLVAETAGVNALPIIALISFLMGLIMAFQSAIPMRQFGADMFVADLVAIAMVRELGPLMTAIVLAGRSGSAFAAELGTMKVNEEIDALTTMGLDPVRFLVVTRLIGALATTPLLTVFSNLLGVIGGLVVFLSLGYPLVTYVNRIVASVGVIDLAGGLFKAFVFGMLIAGIGCLRGLETKTGASAVGEAATRAVVSGILLIVLTDGIFGVLFFYLGI from the coding sequence ATGCTTAAGAACTCACTCCTTGAGACGGAAGGGGAAACCCGGCCGTCGATCCGTGTCGAGGCCGGCCAAGAGGGGCTTCTCACGGTGAGGATCGAGGGCCGTCTCGATTCGACCACCACGGGCGGAATGTGGCGTGAGGCATTAGGGCTTCTGGAGAAGGCCTCGTCCCCTCGGGTTGTGGTCGATGCATCGGGAGTCGATTACTGCGATGGAACCGGGATCGGTTTGCTCCTGGAGCTTCGCCGTCGGCAGGAAGGGGCTGGTGGAGAGATCGAGATTCGCGGCCTCCGGCCCGAATTCCAACGACTCCTGGATCTGTTTGCGTCAGAGCCGCTCAAGGAGATCGAGGGCGAAAAGGCCAAACCGCTGTCTGTTCCTGAAGAGGTGGGGCGGGCGGCCGCCGGGGTCTGGCAGGATCTCCATACCCTGATTGCATTTGTGGGGGAGGTTTGTGTCGCTCTCCTGCATGCCCTGTTGAATCCGCGTGCTGTGCGGTGGAAAGACGCTTTCCTCGTCGCCGAGACCGCAGGCGTCAATGCCTTACCCATCATCGCCCTGATCAGTTTCCTGATGGGGTTGATCATGGCTTTTCAATCGGCTATCCCCATGCGCCAATTCGGGGCTGATATGTTCGTGGCCGACCTGGTTGCCATCGCCATGGTTCGGGAGCTCGGTCCCCTCATGACCGCCATTGTGCTGGCAGGCCGGTCCGGCTCCGCCTTTGCTGCCGAGTTGGGGACCATGAAGGTGAACGAGGAGATAGATGCCCTGACCACCATGGGGCTCGATCCGGTGCGGTTCCTCGTGGTGACCAGGTTGATCGGGGCTCTGGCCACCACCCCGCTGCTGACTGTTTTCTCCAACCTCCTCGGCGTGATAGGGGGGCTGGTTGTCTTCCTTTCCCTGGGTTATCCGCTGGTGACCTACGTGAACCGGATCGTCGCCTCGGTCGGCGTCATAGACCTTGCGGGGGGGCTTTTCAAAGCCTTTGTTTTTGGTATGCTGATAGCAGGAATCGGATGCTTGCGCGGCCTGGAGACCAAAACCGGCGCCAGTGCCGTGGGAGAGGCCGCCACGCGGGCCGTGGTCAGCGGGATCCTGCTCATCGTTCTTACCGATGGGATCTTCGGGGTCCTTTTCTTCTACCTCGGGATTTGA
- a CDS encoding ABC transporter ATP-binding protein, producing MGILDVDHVFSGYGDVDVLQGVSLAVEANEIVTIIGPNGAGKSTLLKTIMGYLIPTRGTVYFQGENVTRLRPDHKVRKGIGYVPQLRNVFPSLTVEENLRMGGYIEEKRTVKERIDEMYALFPVLGDRKDQRVEIMSGGQRQMVAMAQALMTRPRLLLLDEPSAGLAPMVSDSIFENIEKIRQRGAAVVIVEQDAYRSLAISERGYVLAVGQNVLEDAARSILENDKIRETYLGG from the coding sequence ATGGGAATACTCGACGTGGACCACGTGTTTTCAGGCTACGGGGATGTGGATGTCCTCCAGGGAGTCTCGCTGGCCGTTGAAGCCAACGAGATAGTGACTATCATCGGTCCGAACGGGGCCGGCAAATCGACATTGCTCAAAACCATCATGGGCTATCTCATACCGACCCGGGGCACGGTCTACTTCCAGGGCGAAAACGTAACCCGCCTCCGGCCTGACCACAAGGTGCGGAAGGGGATCGGTTATGTCCCCCAACTCCGGAACGTCTTCCCGAGCCTTACGGTGGAGGAGAATCTCCGGATGGGCGGGTACATAGAGGAGAAGAGAACGGTCAAGGAAAGGATCGATGAGATGTATGCTCTCTTTCCGGTGCTCGGGGATAGAAAGGACCAGCGGGTTGAGATCATGAGCGGGGGCCAGCGGCAGATGGTTGCCATGGCCCAGGCGTTGATGACGCGACCGAGGCTTCTGCTGCTGGATGAACCCTCAGCAGGACTGGCTCCTATGGTGTCTGACTCCATATTTGAGAACATAGAGAAGATCCGCCAGAGAGGGGCTGCCGTCGTGATCGTCGAACAGGATGCCTACCGGTCGCTGGCCATATCAGAGAGGGGATACGTACTGGCGGTGGGACAGAATGTCCTGGAGGACGCTGCCCGGAGTATCCTCGAGAACGACAAGATCCGGGAGACCTATCTGGGGGGATGA
- a CDS encoding cytochrome c: MVTLWTKSVLSLPLVGLAVVNLVVMLELSGRAERRFSPGSLRLIHRISGGAYIVLFLLLSYFCLRVMRVSGQELSARAALHGGLAVATLLLLCLKLAVVRFYRKYYSMATSFGFAVVVLTVLTWASSGGYYFTMRGTSPPLPGGGRGEGLALDGAVVFGGSCSGCHFADRTDTRIGPGLKGLFGLERLPTSGWPVTEENVLRQLKTPFRDMPPFAQLSKEDVEALLAFLRSL; this comes from the coding sequence ATGGTGACTCTGTGGACCAAGTCTGTTCTCTCGCTCCCGCTGGTGGGGTTGGCGGTCGTTAACCTGGTTGTCATGCTCGAGCTTTCGGGGCGGGCCGAAAGGCGGTTCAGCCCGGGATCTCTCCGGTTGATTCATAGGATCTCGGGAGGCGCCTACATCGTCCTGTTCCTCTTGCTCTCCTATTTTTGCCTCAGGGTGATGAGGGTCTCTGGGCAGGAACTCTCGGCAAGAGCTGCTCTTCACGGCGGCCTGGCGGTGGCCACCCTCCTCCTGCTCTGTCTCAAGCTTGCGGTGGTCCGCTTCTACCGAAAGTATTACTCCATGGCCACTTCCTTTGGGTTTGCCGTCGTGGTGCTGACCGTTCTGACATGGGCAAGCTCGGGGGGTTACTATTTCACCATGAGGGGAACCTCGCCGCCTCTGCCAGGCGGGGGCCGTGGGGAGGGGCTTGCCCTGGATGGAGCTGTTGTCTTCGGCGGCAGTTGTTCTGGATGCCACTTTGCCGACAGGACCGATACGAGAATCGGCCCGGGTTTGAAGGGGCTTTTTGGCCTGGAGAGGCTTCCCACGAGCGGCTGGCCCGTGACGGAAGAGAACGTGCTAAGACAGTTGAAAACACCCTTTCGCGACATGCCTCCTTTTGCCCAACTCTCAAAAGAAGATGTTGAGGCGCTCCTTGCGTTTCTCCGGAGTCTTTGA
- a CDS encoding two pore domain potassium channel family protein gives MVVPHPFREKFLFLFMSLMLYFVVRPFIEEYAEIGVLLDIFLSLILFSAIYAVSKKRRPLVIGLLIGLPPFIGLWLTHFVESPSLILMEDGFMVLFFGYTTVMFLSYVFRQDEVTFDTIMGAACVYFFIGLMWGFAFAMMESLLPGSFRFGEGQAVGGSNLIYYSFVTQTTLGYGDITPVTTPARSLSVLEAVIGQLYLGVLIARLVGVHISQSSGK, from the coding sequence ATGGTTGTTCCGCACCCTTTCAGGGAGAAATTCCTTTTTCTTTTCATGTCATTAATGCTCTATTTCGTAGTTCGGCCTTTCATCGAGGAATACGCTGAAATCGGTGTCCTCCTTGACATATTCCTGTCGCTGATTCTTTTTTCCGCAATCTACGCTGTCAGCAAGAAGAGGCGCCCTCTGGTCATCGGTTTGTTGATCGGTCTCCCGCCGTTTATTGGGCTCTGGTTGACACACTTCGTGGAGAGCCCTTCTCTCATTCTGATGGAAGATGGTTTTATGGTTCTCTTTTTTGGCTATACAACGGTCATGTTCCTGTCTTACGTGTTCAGACAAGATGAGGTTACCTTTGACACGATAATGGGTGCTGCCTGTGTTTACTTCTTCATCGGATTGATGTGGGGCTTTGCTTTTGCCATGATGGAAAGCCTTCTGCCCGGGTCTTTTCGGTTTGGAGAGGGTCAGGCTGTTGGTGGGAGCAATCTGATATACTACAGCTTCGTTACCCAGACTACACTGGGTTACGGAGATATCACGCCGGTGACCACTCCGGCCCGTTCCCTCTCGGTCCTTGAGGCCGTCATCGGCCAGCTATATCTGGGTGTCTTGATCGCAAGACTGGTGGGGGTCCATATCTCACAGTCTTCTGGTAAGTGA